A segment of the Micromonospora sediminicola genome:
CATCGGCGCCGGCCCCGGTGACGGCCGGGCCGGAGTGGCCCCGTGCCCGCTCCGACCCGGACGCACCCGCTCAGGCGGCGAGCCCGAGCGCGGCGGGCCGCTGCGACGCCGCCGTTGCCGGCCGCCGCCCCGCCCGTTCCGGCGGCCCGGTGGCCGACCCGGACCGCGCCACCGAGCCGGCCCCGAGCCGACGCACGGGCCCTGCGTCGGAGGACGCCCCGGCACCTGCTCCGAACAGCGCCACGGCAGCCGTTCCGGACCGCGCCACGGCAGCAACTCCGGACCGCGCCACGGCTGCTCGGGACGGCGCCACGGCTGCTCGGGACGGCGCCACGGCTGCTCGGGGCGGCGCCACGGCGGCCGTGCCCACTGGCATCGCGGCGTCCGGCGGCGGTGCGGCGGCCGTCGGGGGCCCGGCGCCGGACGCGACCGGCGCGGCGTACCCCGGCCGGTGCGACGCCGCCCGGATCGGCGGGACGGGCGCCGGTCGGGCCCCTCCACCCGACCGGCGCGACCGCCCCACCCCGAGCGGGCAGGTCGCCCGCCCGTCGACGTCCCCGCGGGGAACGTCGAGCCTCGACGCGGCGCCCGGCCGGCGCGTGGCGGGGACAGCCCCCGGCCGGCCGTTGGTCCCGTCGCCGCGTAGCCGCCGGGCGAAGTCGGCCCGTGCCGCGCGGGGCAACCGGTACGCGGCCATCCGGGCGACCACCGGCTCGGCGATGGTCCAGCCGCCCGCGCGGGTACGCCGGAGCAGGCCCGCCGCGGCCAGGGTGCGCAGCACCGGCCCGGCCCGGCCGGCCGCCCAGCCGAGCATCCGCTCGACCGTGGCGGGGGCGAGCGCGCCGCCCGCCGTGGCGCCGGCCATCAGCACGGCGCGCTGGGCACCGTCGAGCCGGTCCAGTCGCGCGTCCACGAGCCGGCGCGCCGCGGCGGGCACCCCGGCCGGCTCGTCGCCGGAGTCCTCGGCGGCGTACGCGGTCGCGACCGCCGGGTTGCCCCCGACCAGCGGCAGCAGCCGCGCGGCCAGCGCCGCCGGCCGGTCGGCCCGGTCGAGCAGGTGCCGCAGCAGGCGTCCGCTGTCCCGGGCCCCCAGCGGCGCCAGCCACACCCGGCGCCACCGCTCGCCCGGACCCGGTGACGGGTCGGCCCGTCCGGCGCTGTGGGTGGTGACCACCGCGAGCGCCAGCCGTCGTTCGCCGGCCGTCGCGTGCAGGTGACGCAGGAACCGGTGCAGCGCGGGCGCCGCGCGGTCCAGGTCGTCCACCGCCACCACCACCGGCGCTCCGGCGGCCCGGTCGAGCAGCAGCTCGCGGCACGCCGCCACGGCCCGGGACGCCGCGGCGGGATCGTCCGGGGCGGCGAGGAACGCGGCCAGCGCGGGGCTCGCCGCGGCCCACCCCGGGCCGCCGGCGGTGGAGCCGGGCAGCGGACGTACCGCCGGGTCCGGCGTGAGCAGCGCGCGGACCAGGTCGGCCAGCGGCGCCAGCTCCCCGTCCGGGTAGGGCGGGCAGTGCGCCACGCACCAGCGCACCTCGGCGCCGTCCACCCGGGACACCGCGCGGGTCAGCTCGTGCAGCAGCCGGCTGCGACCGCTGCCCGGCGGGCCGGCCAGGGAGATCCACCCGGGACGTCGCTCGCGCAGCGCCCGGACGACCTCGTCGGCCGCGCCGGCCAGCTCGCGCCGGCGGCCCACCAGGGGACCGTGGTGCCGGGCGGGTCGGTGCCGGGATACCCCGGTCACCCGCCACACGCCCACCGGCCCGGCCTTGCCGGCCATGGTCATCGTCGCCAGTGGACGCTGCTCGACCAGGCCGGCGACCGCGCGTCGGGTGCTCGGGCAGACCACCACCCCGCCGGGCGGGGCGTACTCCTGCAGCCGGGCGGCGGTGGTGATCACCGCGCCGCTGGCCGCCCCGTGGCCGCCGTCGCGCGCGCCGGTCAGGTCGACGAGCACCTCACCGGTCGCGACACCGACGCGGACCCGCAGCCTGGTGCCGCCCGCCGGCCGCCGGTCGAGCGCCGCCTGGATCTCCAAGCCGGCCCGCACCGCCCGGTACGCGTCGAAGCCGTCGCAGTCGTGCGCGCCGAACAGCGCCATCACCGCGTCGCCGACGTACTTCTCCACCACGCCCCGCCACCGGCGCAGCACCCCGGACACGGTGCCGAAATAGGCGCGCTGCAACGTCCGCACGTCCTCCGGGTCGAGCCGCTCCACCAGACCGGTCGAGCCGACGATGTCGACGAAGAGCACCGTGACGGTGCGGCGTTCCTCCGGCACCGGCCAGCGTGCCGCGCTGACGGCTTCCCGACTCGCCACGGGCGTGGTGATCAACATCGCACCCACCCTTTCCCTGGTCCGGTGCCTGACGACCACCGGAGACTTTCACCACCGGGTCCTCGGGGGATCGGTAGGACGACGTATGTCGACCACCCGCAACCGTTAGTCGTGTTGTCGACGCGAGGAGTACGAGTACGCCCGTAAGCCCGTAGAACGGTGCGGGGACCTGTGACTAGGCTGCGTCCCATGGCCAGCGATGTGGACACCGCACCGCTCGTCGGCCGTGTCGGGACCCTGGCGACGCTGCGGTCGGCGCTGCTCGACGACGTCGCCCCCGGGCAGACGGCCGCGGTGTTCCTCACCGGCGAGAGCGGCGTGGGCAAGACCCGGCTGCTGGCCGAGGTCGGCGAGCGGCTGCGGCAGTCGGGCGCCCTGGTGCTCACCGGCACCTGTCTGGACATCGGCGACGCCTCGCCGTTGCACCCGGTGCGCCAGGCGCTGCGCCGGCTCGACACCGACGTGGCCGAGGCGCGCACCACCTCGGCGGTCCGCGGGCTGTTGCAGGTCTTCGACGAGGAGACCCCCGGCCCGGACGGCGCCGGCGCGCTGCTGGAGCGGGTCTCACAGGGCCTGCACCTGGTCGCCGGCGGTCGGCCGCTGGTGCTCGTCCTGGACGACCTGCAGTGGGTCGACCGGAGCACCCGCCAGCTCCTGCTCTATCTGCTCGCCGGCCTGGGCGACCTGCAACTGTCAGTGCTCGCCGCGATCCGGGCCGAGTCGCTGCGCGGCGCGCACCCGCTGCGCCGGGTGCTCACCGAGCTGCGCCGGCTGCGGTCGGTGCGGGTGATCGACCTGCTGCCGCTGGACCGCGCCGGCACCGACGAGCTGGCCGCCGCGATCGTCGGTGCGCCGTTGCCCGCCGAGGCCGCCGACCAGGTGTGGCAGCGCAGCGGCGGCAACCCGTTCGTGGTGGAGGAGCTGGCCCGCGACCGGCGCGACGGCCGGGACGGGCTCTCCGACACGCTGCGCGAGGTCTTCCTGGACCGGGTCGACGCGCTGCCCCAGCCGGCGCACGCCGTGGTGCACGCGGTCGCCGCCGGGGTGGAGCCGGTCGAGCACTGGCTGCTGGCCCAGGTGGTCCGGCTGCCGGAGGACGAGCTGCTCGACGCGGTCCGCGAGGCGGTGGCGCACCGGCTGCTGGTCGGCGCCGACGACGGCTACCGGCTGCGGCACCGGTTGGTCGCCGAGATCCTCGCCCACGAGCTGCTGCCGGCCGAGCGGGCCGCGCTGCACCGCCGTTACGCCGAGGCGCTCACCGCCGCGCCGGCCGAGCTGCACCAGGCCCGGCTGGCCCACCACTGGCGGCAGGCCGGCGAGCCGGCCCGCGCGCTGCCGGCCGCGATGGCCGCGGCCCGCGAGGCGGAGCGGCTGCACGGGTACGCCGAGGCGCACCGCCACTGGTCCGTCGCGCTGGCGCTGGCCGCGACCCCGGCCCCGGTCCCGCCGGACGGCGGCCGGCCCGCACCGGTCGAGGTGGACCGCGCCGAGCTGCTCAGCCACGCCGCCGAGGCCGCACACCACAGCGGCGAGCACGCCCGGGCGTTGACCCTGCTGGAGGAGCTGGCCGCCGACGCGTCCGGCCCGCCGGCCTGCGCGCTGCACATCCGGCGGGCCCGCTACCTGGCCGCCGCCGGCCGCTCCGCCCCGGCCGAGGAGGAATACCGCCGGGTGCTGGAGTCGGCCGACTGCACGCCGCGCGAGCGGTGCACCGCCGCCGCCCGGCTGGCCGAGCTGCTGCTGCACCTGGGCCGCTACGCCGAGGCCGGCGGCCAGGCCCGGGAGGCGCTCGACCTCGCCGCCGACGTGCCCGGCTCCACCTCGGAGGTGGTGCTGGCCAGCGCCGCGCTCGGGTTCAGCGAGGCGTTCCTGGAGGACCAGACCGCCGGCCTGGCGGTGATGCGCCGGGCGCTGGAGACCGCCGAGCGTTCCGGCCGGCCGGAGGATGTGGCCTGCGCCTACCTGCACCTGGCCGAACTGCTCACCGGCCCGCTGAACATCCTCGAGGAGGGGGTGGTGGTGGCCCGCCGCGGCGCCGAACGGGTCGCCGAGCTGGGTCTCGGTCGCACCTGGGAGACCCGGCTGCTGGCCGTGGCCACCAACGGGCTGTTCCGGGTGGGGCAGTGGGCCGAGGCGGAGAAGGTCGTCGCCACCGCGTTGCGGCACCGCCCGTCCGGCGCCGACGCGGTCGAGCTGCTGCTGGCCCGGTGCCGGCTCTCCGTCGGCTACGGCGACGTCGAGGCCTCCGACCGTGACCTGGAGGCGGTCGCCACGGTGCTGGCCGGCGGTGGCGCCCGGCACGTGCTGCCGATGCTCATCCTGCGCGCCGGGCTGGCCATGTGGCAGGGCCGGCACGACCTGGCCCGGCAGGCCGTCCAGCGGGGCCTGACCGAGAGCCGCTCCGACGACGTGATCGTGCTGGCCACGCTGGCCTGGCACGGGCTGCGCGCCGAGGCCGAGGCGGCGGCCAGCCGCACGGTCGAGGTGGACCCGACCGCGGTGCGCCGGTTGCGCGAGGTGGTCGAGCGGGTGACCCGCAAGAGCGAGAAGGCCGGCGCGCCGGTGCGCTACGTCGCCGACGGCTTCCTCGCGCTCTGCGACGCCGAGCTGAGCCGGCTCGACGACGGCCGGGGCGACCCCGAGCTGTGGGGCCGGTCGGCCACCGAGTGGGACCGGCGCAACCATCCCTATCCGGCGGCGTACTCGCGGTTGCGGCAGGCCGAGGCGTTGCTGGCCCGGCGCAGCCGGGTGGCCACCGCCGGCAAGCTGCTCCGCCAGGCCCACGCGATGGCGCAGTCGCTCGGCGCGGTGCCGCTGAGCGCCGAGATCCGTACCCTCGCCGGTCGGGCCCGGGTGACCCTGGACGACGCGCCGTCGCCCGCGCCGGTGCCCCGGCCGCGGACGGCGCCGGCCGCGCCGACGGTGGACGAGCTGGCGGTGCTGACCGCGCGGGAGCGGGAGGTGCTGGCCGCGGTCGCCGAGGGGTTGACGAACAAGGAGATCGGTCAACGGCTGTTCATCAGCGAGCGGACCATCGGCGTGCACGTGTCGCACATCTTCGACAAGCTCCAGGTCCGCACCCGGGTGCAGGCCAGCGCGATCTTCCTGCGCAACCGCCCGGAATAGACGTACGTCGGCAATACGTCGTTCTACTGATCCGGCGCGTGTGCGGCGGCTGGCAGGCTGTGCCGCGGAATCGGGTGGCGTCGTGGGGGGCGCCGACCATCGTGGAGGAGAGATGACCGAACCGGTCTGGGGTCCTGTGCACCAGGACATCGTCGGGTTGCTCGCCGACCACCCCGCCGACGTGCCGGCGGTCGTCGACCATCTCACCAAGCTGCAGGACATGCTGGTCCGGCTTCCTCCGCTGGAGGCGAGCTGCCCGCTGGCCGACTTCAACAAGCTCTACCTGGTCATCACCAGCACCGTGCTCGACGGTCTCTACGAGGACCGGTTCGTCGACCCGGCCTTCCTGGCCCGGCTCGACGTGGAGTTCGCGGCGCGCTACTTCGAGGCGCTGCGGTTCTGGACCGACGCCAGCCCGAGCACGCCCAAGGCCTGGTCCTGCCTGTTCAAGCGGATGCGCGGCCCGGACGCCCGCCCGCTGCCCTCGGCCGCCGCCGGGGTCAACGCGCACATCAACTACGACCTGCCGTTCGCGTTGGTGACCACGCTGGAGAGCCTGGAGTCCGAGCCGGTCGACGGCAGCGACCAGCACCGCGACTACCTGGAGATCAACAAGATCTTCGCCGAGCGGATCCCGGAGCTGCGCCGTGGCTACCTGGACCACTGGCAGCTCATGATCGACATGGTCAACGGCGACATCGACGACTGGTACCAGGGCGAGCTGGTGGAATACACCCGGAACGTGGCCTGGCGCAACGCGCAGAAGATCTGGCGCTGCCGGCACGACCCGGACGCCCGCGAGTGTGAGCGGACGCGGTTGGACGACAACGCCGCGCTGCTCGGCCGGCTGCTGCTGTCGCCCCTCGGGGCGTTCCTGCAGTAGCCGGGACGGGGGGTCCCCGCGTCCCGCCGTCCGGGCGCGGGACGCGGGGACACCGTCCGTCGGGGTGTCGAGCCCGTCCGGCCGGGTACGACGTGGCCGTGCCGCATCCCGTCCCGACCGGCCCGCCGGGCCCGGTCCGCCGTTTCCCGTTCCGCTTCGACCCCGCGTTCCGGGCGCCGCTGGCCCTGCTCGGCGTGCGGCCCGAGACCGCCGCGGTGGAACTCGCCCCGGACGCGCTCGTCGTCCGGTTCGGCCCGTGGCGCCTGCGGACCACCCCGGGCAACGTCGCCGGTGTCGAGCTGAGCGGCCCGTACCGCTGGTGGCGGGCGATCGGCCCGCACCTGTCGCTGGCCGACGGCGGCGCGACGTTCGGCACCAGCGTCGCCGGCGGCCTCTGCCTGCGGTTCGCCGAGCCGGTGCCGGCGCTGGCGCCCGGCCCCTGGCCGCGACACCCGGCACTCACCGTGACCGTCGCCGACCCGGCGGCGCTGCGCGACGCGCTGGCTCCCGGCACTTCCGGCGGCGCTTGACCGGTTCCGCCGGGCCACGCCCCGGCCACCGCCTACCGTGATCAGGGGGCCGGAGGGGAGCAGATGGCGCAGGCAGGGGACGGGGAGCAGCCCCGGCGTACGCGGGACCGGCGGCGCGAGGCGCACGCCGCCGCCGCGGCCCGGGCGGGCCGGCACGCCGAGCACGGCGACCGGTCCGGCCGCGCGCCGGGCACGCTGCCGGAGCGGGTGGAGACGCCGGCCCGGCCGACGGCGCCGGCCGACCGCCTGCACCGCTGGCTGTTCCAGCACCGCGTCGAGCCGGTCGGCCCGGAGATACGGGAGCACCAGGCACGCGCCCACCCGTGGTGGCAGGTGATGTGCCTGACCGGCGTCGACTACTTCTCCACCCTGTCCTACCT
Coding sequences within it:
- a CDS encoding DUF5995 family protein, with protein sequence MTEPVWGPVHQDIVGLLADHPADVPAVVDHLTKLQDMLVRLPPLEASCPLADFNKLYLVITSTVLDGLYEDRFVDPAFLARLDVEFAARYFEALRFWTDASPSTPKAWSCLFKRMRGPDARPLPSAAAGVNAHINYDLPFALVTTLESLESEPVDGSDQHRDYLEINKIFAERIPELRRGYLDHWQLMIDMVNGDIDDWYQGELVEYTRNVAWRNAQKIWRCRHDPDARECERTRLDDNAALLGRLLLSPLGAFLQ
- a CDS encoding adenylate/guanylate cyclase domain-containing protein — its product is MLITTPVASREAVSAARWPVPEERRTVTVLFVDIVGSTGLVERLDPEDVRTLQRAYFGTVSGVLRRWRGVVEKYVGDAVMALFGAHDCDGFDAYRAVRAGLEIQAALDRRPAGGTRLRVRVGVATGEVLVDLTGARDGGHGAASGAVITTAARLQEYAPPGGVVVCPSTRRAVAGLVEQRPLATMTMAGKAGPVGVWRVTGVSRHRPARHHGPLVGRRRELAGAADEVVRALRERRPGWISLAGPPGSGRSRLLHELTRAVSRVDGAEVRWCVAHCPPYPDGELAPLADLVRALLTPDPAVRPLPGSTAGGPGWAAASPALAAFLAAPDDPAAASRAVAACRELLLDRAAGAPVVVAVDDLDRAAPALHRFLRHLHATAGERRLALAVVTTHSAGRADPSPGPGERWRRVWLAPLGARDSGRLLRHLLDRADRPAALAARLLPLVGGNPAVATAYAAEDSGDEPAGVPAAARRLVDARLDRLDGAQRAVLMAGATAGGALAPATVERMLGWAAGRAGPVLRTLAAAGLLRRTRAGGWTIAEPVVARMAAYRLPRAARADFARRLRGDGTNGRPGAVPATRRPGAASRLDVPRGDVDGRATCPLGVGRSRRSGGGARPAPVPPIRAASHRPGYAAPVASGAGPPTAAAPPPDAAMPVGTAAVAPPRAAVAPSRAAVAPSRAAVARSGVAAVARSGTAAVALFGAGAGASSDAGPVRRLGAGSVARSGSATGPPERAGRRPATAASQRPAALGLAA
- a CDS encoding helix-turn-helix transcriptional regulator; protein product: MASDVDTAPLVGRVGTLATLRSALLDDVAPGQTAAVFLTGESGVGKTRLLAEVGERLRQSGALVLTGTCLDIGDASPLHPVRQALRRLDTDVAEARTTSAVRGLLQVFDEETPGPDGAGALLERVSQGLHLVAGGRPLVLVLDDLQWVDRSTRQLLLYLLAGLGDLQLSVLAAIRAESLRGAHPLRRVLTELRRLRSVRVIDLLPLDRAGTDELAAAIVGAPLPAEAADQVWQRSGGNPFVVEELARDRRDGRDGLSDTLREVFLDRVDALPQPAHAVVHAVAAGVEPVEHWLLAQVVRLPEDELLDAVREAVAHRLLVGADDGYRLRHRLVAEILAHELLPAERAALHRRYAEALTAAPAELHQARLAHHWRQAGEPARALPAAMAAAREAERLHGYAEAHRHWSVALALAATPAPVPPDGGRPAPVEVDRAELLSHAAEAAHHSGEHARALTLLEELAADASGPPACALHIRRARYLAAAGRSAPAEEEYRRVLESADCTPRERCTAAARLAELLLHLGRYAEAGGQAREALDLAADVPGSTSEVVLASAALGFSEAFLEDQTAGLAVMRRALETAERSGRPEDVACAYLHLAELLTGPLNILEEGVVVARRGAERVAELGLGRTWETRLLAVATNGLFRVGQWAEAEKVVATALRHRPSGADAVELLLARCRLSVGYGDVEASDRDLEAVATVLAGGGARHVLPMLILRAGLAMWQGRHDLARQAVQRGLTESRSDDVIVLATLAWHGLRAEAEAAASRTVEVDPTAVRRLREVVERVTRKSEKAGAPVRYVADGFLALCDAELSRLDDGRGDPELWGRSATEWDRRNHPYPAAYSRLRQAEALLARRSRVATAGKLLRQAHAMAQSLGAVPLSAEIRTLAGRARVTLDDAPSPAPVPRPRTAPAAPTVDELAVLTAREREVLAAVAEGLTNKEIGQRLFISERTIGVHVSHIFDKLQVRTRVQASAIFLRNRPE